Proteins from one Erpetoichthys calabaricus chromosome 11, fErpCal1.3, whole genome shotgun sequence genomic window:
- the dexi gene encoding dexamethasone-induced protein homolog — MPAPLYAHLDSVETLFNELPYMFYLGLFFVNVLILYYAFLMEYIVLNVGIVFLPEDMDQALVDLGVLSDPASVPYDTEGEMDVFEGYFD; from the coding sequence ATGCCAGCTCCACTGTACGCACATCTCGATTCAGtggaaacactttttaatgagctTCCCTATATGTTTTATCTCGGCCTGTTTTTTGTAAACGTGCTCATACTCTACTATGCTTTCTTGATGGAGTATATAGTCCTCAACGTTGGCATTGTCTTCTTGCCCGAGGATATGGACCAAGCACTGGTGGATTTAGGAGTGCTTTCCGACCCAGCTTCTGTTCCGTACGACACAGAAGGTGAAATGGACGTCTTTGAGGGGTACTTTGACTAA